In Dromaius novaehollandiae isolate bDroNov1 chromosome 3, bDroNov1.hap1, whole genome shotgun sequence, the following are encoded in one genomic region:
- the ATRAID gene encoding all-trans retinoic acid-induced differentiation factor, with protein MGARLLLLLLPLLLPPRAAAGGTVCGCCAGPLHNGSAVARYCAARADAEPRGRCCVAGGPPPGRIVGLDLSSCSLRSLPPGLPEAAAAVVVDLTENPLPALPNASFLGFTRLQSLAVPLPVECPGGSGAWERVSTRGSSRLCQGQRNPCNGSGEPAWLCPENALCAPAGPGLSQCLCSSPFHGYKCLRQGAFPLLLFCGVLGAATATLSLLLWGTQRHQAKAP; from the exons ATGGGCGcccggctgctcctgctgctgctgccgctgctgctgccgccgcgcgccgccgcgggcgggacG GTGTGCGGGTGCTGCGCGGGGCCGCTGCACAACGGCTCCGCCGTGGCCCGGTACTGCGCGGCGCGGGCGGAcgcggagccgcggggccgctgcTGCGTGGcgggggggccccccccgggccgcatCGTGGG GCTGGACctgagcagctgctccctgcGGAGCCTCCCGCCCGGGCTGcccgaggcggccgccgccgtcGTCGT CGACCTGACGGAGAACCCGCTGCCGGCGCTGCCCAACGCCTCCTTCCTGGGCTTCACCCgcctgcagagcct GGCGGTGCCGCTGCCGGTGGAGTGcccgggcgggagcggcgccTGGGAGCGGGTCAGCACGCGCGGGAGCAGCCGGCTGTGCCAGGGCCAGCGGAACCCCTGCAACGGCTCCGGGGAGCCGG cctggctgTGCCCCGAGAACGCGCTCTgcgccccggccggccccggcctctcccagtgcctctgctccagccccttccACGGCTACAAGTGTCTGCGCCAG GGCGCCTTCCCGCTGCTGCTCTTCTGCGGCGTCCTGGGGGCCGCGACGGCGACgctctccctgctgctctggggcaCCCAGCGCCACCAGGCCAAGGCGCCCTGA
- the GTF3C2 gene encoding general transcription factor 3C polypeptide 2 isoform X1, giving the protein MASRTAGAAGTGGAARGPRCRERSRRCRQGRGAAPAGRSRSRSRSRARADEPCALRELSPLADSDAPAASADGVEAAKAQKKPVRNRRARRSPGAPGSPAPAEPGGRGEPSGAAENGPAPPPRAPRKRGRKSKAEMLLLKLSQGLECPAPEPLCVQKVLGSSEAPEGLETAPAGRPKRRAAKVALLYLQELAEELTSVYQPPAPAEGAQEPELERVQKKRRSRRKKEEEIDGDDPVRDADFVPSEEVLLQAEEEEGSDAPLSEVSESEPEAPRGHSAKMSSAGRSKPQCRGLAPNGFHNSIMAPVEKCSSLTCSVRGQNHSRWEFPDWIPLVHKWTCLSDSEAAPYLPAEEQSPLFLIQREGIEEDGALYRINRFNSLQPHEERLDVSFFVGGPVWALEWCPAPEGSAASQYVAVYCHRSMDETHSVAGLHGGPALLQLWSLGTLQPEEGSANKAGLAYGVAADHGCVWDMKFCPSGAWEPPTASRKHPQMSRLGLLAVAFSDGKVVLYSLPHPEALQTCKRTQVKDGSLHKHLICKVQCVATLQVGSIQAGNASECGQCFSLSWMPSKPHHHLAAGFYDGTVAIWNLPTQSLLQRVRQPDGSLKLYPFRCFLAHDHAVRSIEWCKADSNFLVTAGNDRKIKFWDLRRLYEPINSIKRFLSTEVAWLLPYNGVTVAQDNCYASYGLCGIHYIDAGYLGFKAYFVAPRKGTVWSISGSDWLNTVAAGDITGELVAAVLPDLAVNPLNIKRPSERRFPVYKADLLPCGPAGPEGGEQALPKTRLYSEMVTKACIHFRDTDLRSFKNFPSREPMRRMHTQEVKAELSLDRLQLEALHKVRFSPNLDSHGWLVSGGQAGIVRAHCLVGLASAVGPQLLLESRARFGALGRDPPGSPGPGERSPLPPE; this is encoded by the exons ATGGCGTCGCGCactgccggggctgcggggacgggcggcgccgcccgcgggccgcgctgccgggaGCGGAGCCGCCGGTGCCGGCAGGGacggggcgcggcgcccgccgggcggagccgcagccggagccgcagccgggcGCGGGCGGACGAGCCCTGCGCGCTCC GGGAGCTGTCGCCGCTTGCAGACTCGGACGCTCCTGCCGCTTCCGCAGACGGAGTGGAAGCCGCGAAGGCCCAGAAAAAGCCCGTCCGAAACCGGAGAGCGAGGAGGAGTCCCGGCGCtcccggcagcccggcccccgcggaGCCCGGGGGTCGCGGGGAGCCCTCGGGGGCCGCCGAGaacggccccgcgccgccgccgagggcgCCCAGGAAGCGAGGGCGCAAGTCCAAGgcggagatgctgctgctgaagctgTCGCAGGGCCTGGAGTGCCCGGCGCCGGAGCCCCTCTGCGTGCAGAAGGTGCTGGGGAGCAGCGAGGCCCCCGAGGGCCTGGAGaccgccccggccgggcgccccAAGCGCCGGGCAGCCAAAGT GGCTTTGCTGtacctgcaggagctggcagaGGAGCTGACGTCCGTGTACCAGCCGCCAGCTCCCGCGGAGGGTGCCCAGGAGCCGGAGCTCGAGCGCGTCCAGAAGAAGCGTCGCAGCcggaggaagaaggaggaggaaatagaCGGTGACGACCCCGTGCGAGATGCTGACTTTGTGCCCTCAGAGGAGGTGCTGCTgcaggcggaggaggaggaggggagcgaCGCGCCGCTCAGCGAGGTCTCGGAGTCGGAGCCGGAGGCTCCCCGGGGACACAGCGCAAAGATGTCGTCGGCAGGG AGGTCCAAGCCTCAGTGCCGAGGCCTCGCTCCCAACGGCTTCCACAACTCCATCATGGCCCCCGTGGAGAAgtgctccagcctcacctgcagcGT GCGGGGTCAAAATCACTCGCGGTGGGAGTTTCCTGACTGGATCCCTCTGGTGCACAAGTGGACGTGTCTCTCGGACAG cGAAGCTGCCCCGTACCTGCCAGCGGAGGAGCAATCGCCCCTTTTCTTAATCCAGCGGGAAGGCATTGAGGAAGACGGTGCCTTGTACAGGATAAACAG GTTTAACTCCCTGCAGCCCCACGAGGAGCGTCTGGACGTGTCCTTCTTCGTGGGCGGCCCCGTGTGGGCCCTGGAGTGGTGCCCGGCCCCGGAGGGCTCCGCGGCCTCCCAGTACGTGGCCGTCTACTGCCACAGGAGCATGGACGAGACGCACAGCGTGGCGGGGCTCCACGGCGGCCCggcgctgctgcagctctggagcCTGGGCACGCTGCAGCCGGAGGAGGG CTCTGCCAACAAAGCCGGGCTGGCCTACGGTGTGGCCGCTGACCATGGCTGCGTCTGGGACATGAAGTTCTGCCCGAGCGGGGCCTGGGAGCCGCCCACCGCCTCCAGGAAG CATCCTCAGATGAGCCGTCTGGGCCTCTTGGCCGTGGCCTTCTCGGACGGCAAAGTGGTGCTGTACTCCCTGCCGCACCCCGAGGCCCTGCAGACCTGTAAGAGAACCCAGGTAAAAG ATGGGTCCCTCCACAAGCACCTTATCTGCAAG GTACAGTGTGTCGCCACCCTCCAGGTGGGCTCTATCCAGGCGGGGAATGCTTCCGAGTGCGGccagtgcttcagcctctcctgGATGCCGTCCAAGCCCCATCACCACCTCGCAGCTGGTTTCTATGATG GCACCGTGGCCATCTGGAACCTGCCCACCCAGTCCCTGCTGCAGCGCGTGCGCCAGCCCGACGGCTCCCTCAAGCTCTACCCCTTTCGGTGCTTCCTGGCCCACGACCACGCCGTGCGGAGCATCGAGTGGTGCAAGGCCGACAG CAACTTCCTGGTCACGGCAGGCAACGACCGGAAGATTAAGTTCTGGGACCTGCGACGGCTCTACGAGCCCATCAACAGCATCAAGCGGTTCCTCAGCACCGAGgtggcctggctgctgccttACAACGGCGTCACGGTGGCCCAGGACAACTGTTACGCCTC TTACGGTCTCTGTGGGATCCACTATATCGACGCTGGGTACCTGGGCTTCAAGGCTTATTTTGTGGCCCCGCGCAAGGGCACTGTGTGG AGCATCTCCGGCTCGGACTGGCTGAACACGGTGGCTGCCGGAGACATCACCGGGGAGCTggtggctgcagtgctgcctgacCTGGCTGTCAACCCCCTCAACATCAAGCGGCCCTCGGAGCGCAGATTC CCAGTCTACAAAGCCGACCTGCTGCCCTGCGGCCCCGCGGGACCCGAGGGCGGGGAGCAGGCCCTGCCGAAGACCAGGCTCTACAGCGAGATGGTGACCAAGGCCTGCATCCACTTCCGCGACACGGACCTG CGCAGCTTCAAGAACTTCCCCAGCCGCGAGCCCATGCGCAGGATGCACACGCAGGAGGTGAAGGCAGAGCTGAGCCTCGACCGCCTGCAGCTGGAGGCCCTGCACAAG GTGCGCTTCAGCCCCAACCTGGACTCGCACGGCTGGCTGGTGTCGGGCGGGCAGGCCGGCATCGTGCGGGCGCACTGCCTGGTGGGGCTGGCGTCCGCCGTGGGCCCCCAGCTGCTCCTGGAGAGCCGTGCCCGCTTCGGCGCCCTGGGCCGGGAcccgcccggcagccccggccccggggagcgctccccgctgccccccgagTAG
- the GTF3C2 gene encoding general transcription factor 3C polypeptide 2 isoform X2: MASRTAGAAGTGGAARGPRCRERSRRCRQGRGAAPAGRSRSRSRSRARADEPCALRELSPLADSDAPAASADGVEAAKAQKKPVRNRRARRSPGAPGSPAPAEPGGRGEPSGAAENGPAPPPRAPRKRGRKSKAEMLLLKLSQGLECPAPEPLCVQKVLGSSEAPEGLETAPAGRPKRRAAKVALLYLQELAEELTSVYQPPAPAEGAQEPELERVQKKRRSRRKKEEEIDGDDPVRDADFVPSEEVLLQAEEEEGSDAPLSEVSESEPEAPRGHSAKMSSAGRSKPQCRGLAPNGFHNSIMAPVEKCSSLTCSVRGQNHSRWEFPDWIPLVHKWTCLSDSEAAPYLPAEEQSPLFLIQREGIEEDGALYRINRFNSLQPHEERLDVSFFVGGPVWALEWCPAPEGSAASQYVAVYCHRSMDETHSVAGLHGGPALLQLWSLGTLQPEEGSANKAGLAYGVAADHGCVWDMKFCPSGAWEPPTASRKHPQMSRLGLLAVAFSDGKVVLYSLPHPEALQTCKRTQMGPSTSTLSARYSVSPPSRWALSRRGMLPSAASASASPGCRPSPITTSQLVSMMAPWPSGTCPPSPCCSACASPTAPSSSTPFGASWPTTTPCGASSGARPTGNDRKIKFWDLRRLYEPINSIKRFLSTEVAWLLPYNGVTVAQDNCYASYGLCGIHYIDAGYLGFKAYFVAPRKGTVWSISGSDWLNTVAAGDITGELVAAVLPDLAVNPLNIKRPSERRFPVYKADLLPCGPAGPEGGEQALPKTRLYSEMVTKACIHFRDTDLRSFKNFPSREPMRRMHTQEVKAELSLDRLQLEALHKVRFSPNLDSHGWLVSGGQAGIVRAHCLVGLASAVGPQLLLESRARFGALGRDPPGSPGPGERSPLPPE; encoded by the exons ATGGCGTCGCGCactgccggggctgcggggacgggcggcgccgcccgcgggccgcgctgccgggaGCGGAGCCGCCGGTGCCGGCAGGGacggggcgcggcgcccgccgggcggagccgcagccggagccgcagccgggcGCGGGCGGACGAGCCCTGCGCGCTCC GGGAGCTGTCGCCGCTTGCAGACTCGGACGCTCCTGCCGCTTCCGCAGACGGAGTGGAAGCCGCGAAGGCCCAGAAAAAGCCCGTCCGAAACCGGAGAGCGAGGAGGAGTCCCGGCGCtcccggcagcccggcccccgcggaGCCCGGGGGTCGCGGGGAGCCCTCGGGGGCCGCCGAGaacggccccgcgccgccgccgagggcgCCCAGGAAGCGAGGGCGCAAGTCCAAGgcggagatgctgctgctgaagctgTCGCAGGGCCTGGAGTGCCCGGCGCCGGAGCCCCTCTGCGTGCAGAAGGTGCTGGGGAGCAGCGAGGCCCCCGAGGGCCTGGAGaccgccccggccgggcgccccAAGCGCCGGGCAGCCAAAGT GGCTTTGCTGtacctgcaggagctggcagaGGAGCTGACGTCCGTGTACCAGCCGCCAGCTCCCGCGGAGGGTGCCCAGGAGCCGGAGCTCGAGCGCGTCCAGAAGAAGCGTCGCAGCcggaggaagaaggaggaggaaatagaCGGTGACGACCCCGTGCGAGATGCTGACTTTGTGCCCTCAGAGGAGGTGCTGCTgcaggcggaggaggaggaggggagcgaCGCGCCGCTCAGCGAGGTCTCGGAGTCGGAGCCGGAGGCTCCCCGGGGACACAGCGCAAAGATGTCGTCGGCAGGG AGGTCCAAGCCTCAGTGCCGAGGCCTCGCTCCCAACGGCTTCCACAACTCCATCATGGCCCCCGTGGAGAAgtgctccagcctcacctgcagcGT GCGGGGTCAAAATCACTCGCGGTGGGAGTTTCCTGACTGGATCCCTCTGGTGCACAAGTGGACGTGTCTCTCGGACAG cGAAGCTGCCCCGTACCTGCCAGCGGAGGAGCAATCGCCCCTTTTCTTAATCCAGCGGGAAGGCATTGAGGAAGACGGTGCCTTGTACAGGATAAACAG GTTTAACTCCCTGCAGCCCCACGAGGAGCGTCTGGACGTGTCCTTCTTCGTGGGCGGCCCCGTGTGGGCCCTGGAGTGGTGCCCGGCCCCGGAGGGCTCCGCGGCCTCCCAGTACGTGGCCGTCTACTGCCACAGGAGCATGGACGAGACGCACAGCGTGGCGGGGCTCCACGGCGGCCCggcgctgctgcagctctggagcCTGGGCACGCTGCAGCCGGAGGAGGG CTCTGCCAACAAAGCCGGGCTGGCCTACGGTGTGGCCGCTGACCATGGCTGCGTCTGGGACATGAAGTTCTGCCCGAGCGGGGCCTGGGAGCCGCCCACCGCCTCCAGGAAG CATCCTCAGATGAGCCGTCTGGGCCTCTTGGCCGTGGCCTTCTCGGACGGCAAAGTGGTGCTGTACTCCCTGCCGCACCCCGAGGCCCTGCAGACCTGTAAGAGAACCCAG ATGGGTCCCTCCACAAGCACCTTATCTGCAAG GTACAGTGTGTCGCCACCCTCCAGGTGGGCTCTATCCAGGCGGGGAATGCTTCCGAGTGCGGccagtgcttcagcctctcctgGATGCCGTCCAAGCCCCATCACCACCTCGCAGCTGGTTTCTATGATG GCACCGTGGCCATCTGGAACCTGCCCACCCAGTCCCTGCTGCAGCGCGTGCGCCAGCCCGACGGCTCCCTCAAGCTCTACCCCTTTCGGTGCTTCCTGGCCCACGACCACGCCGTGCGGAGCATCGAGTGGTGCAAGGCCGACAG GCAACGACCGGAAGATTAAGTTCTGGGACCTGCGACGGCTCTACGAGCCCATCAACAGCATCAAGCGGTTCCTCAGCACCGAGgtggcctggctgctgccttACAACGGCGTCACGGTGGCCCAGGACAACTGTTACGCCTC TTACGGTCTCTGTGGGATCCACTATATCGACGCTGGGTACCTGGGCTTCAAGGCTTATTTTGTGGCCCCGCGCAAGGGCACTGTGTGG AGCATCTCCGGCTCGGACTGGCTGAACACGGTGGCTGCCGGAGACATCACCGGGGAGCTggtggctgcagtgctgcctgacCTGGCTGTCAACCCCCTCAACATCAAGCGGCCCTCGGAGCGCAGATTC CCAGTCTACAAAGCCGACCTGCTGCCCTGCGGCCCCGCGGGACCCGAGGGCGGGGAGCAGGCCCTGCCGAAGACCAGGCTCTACAGCGAGATGGTGACCAAGGCCTGCATCCACTTCCGCGACACGGACCTG CGCAGCTTCAAGAACTTCCCCAGCCGCGAGCCCATGCGCAGGATGCACACGCAGGAGGTGAAGGCAGAGCTGAGCCTCGACCGCCTGCAGCTGGAGGCCCTGCACAAG GTGCGCTTCAGCCCCAACCTGGACTCGCACGGCTGGCTGGTGTCGGGCGGGCAGGCCGGCATCGTGCGGGCGCACTGCCTGGTGGGGCTGGCGTCCGCCGTGGGCCCCCAGCTGCTCCTGGAGAGCCGTGCCCGCTTCGGCGCCCTGGGCCGGGAcccgcccggcagccccggccccggggagcgctccccgctgccccccgagTAG
- the GTF3C2 gene encoding general transcription factor 3C polypeptide 2 isoform X3: MASRTAGAAGTGGAARGPRCRERSRRCRQGRGAAPAGRSRSRSRSRARADEPCALHGVEAAKAQKKPVRNRRARRSPGAPGSPAPAEPGGRGEPSGAAENGPAPPPRAPRKRGRKSKAEMLLLKLSQGLECPAPEPLCVQKVLGSSEAPEGLETAPAGRPKRRAAKVALLYLQELAEELTSVYQPPAPAEGAQEPELERVQKKRRSRRKKEEEIDGDDPVRDADFVPSEEVLLQAEEEEGSDAPLSEVSESEPEAPRGHSAKMSSAGRSKPQCRGLAPNGFHNSIMAPVEKCSSLTCSVRGQNHSRWEFPDWIPLVHKWTCLSDSEAAPYLPAEEQSPLFLIQREGIEEDGALYRINRFNSLQPHEERLDVSFFVGGPVWALEWCPAPEGSAASQYVAVYCHRSMDETHSVAGLHGGPALLQLWSLGTLQPEEGSANKAGLAYGVAADHGCVWDMKFCPSGAWEPPTASRKHPQMSRLGLLAVAFSDGKVVLYSLPHPEALQTCKRTQVKDGSLHKHLICKVQCVATLQVGSIQAGNASECGQCFSLSWMPSKPHHHLAAGFYDGTVAIWNLPTQSLLQRVRQPDGSLKLYPFRCFLAHDHAVRSIEWCKADSNFLVTAGNDRKIKFWDLRRLYEPINSIKRFLSTEVAWLLPYNGVTVAQDNCYASYGLCGIHYIDAGYLGFKAYFVAPRKGTVWSISGSDWLNTVAAGDITGELVAAVLPDLAVNPLNIKRPSERRFPVYKADLLPCGPAGPEGGEQALPKTRLYSEMVTKACIHFRDTDLRSFKNFPSREPMRRMHTQEVKAELSLDRLQLEALHKVRFSPNLDSHGWLVSGGQAGIVRAHCLVGLASAVGPQLLLESRARFGALGRDPPGSPGPGERSPLPPE, encoded by the exons ATGGCGTCGCGCactgccggggctgcggggacgggcggcgccgcccgcgggccgcgctgccgggaGCGGAGCCGCCGGTGCCGGCAGGGacggggcgcggcgcccgccgggcggagccgcagccggagccgcagccgggcGCGGGCGGACGAGCCCTGCGCGCTCC ACGGAGTGGAAGCCGCGAAGGCCCAGAAAAAGCCCGTCCGAAACCGGAGAGCGAGGAGGAGTCCCGGCGCtcccggcagcccggcccccgcggaGCCCGGGGGTCGCGGGGAGCCCTCGGGGGCCGCCGAGaacggccccgcgccgccgccgagggcgCCCAGGAAGCGAGGGCGCAAGTCCAAGgcggagatgctgctgctgaagctgTCGCAGGGCCTGGAGTGCCCGGCGCCGGAGCCCCTCTGCGTGCAGAAGGTGCTGGGGAGCAGCGAGGCCCCCGAGGGCCTGGAGaccgccccggccgggcgccccAAGCGCCGGGCAGCCAAAGT GGCTTTGCTGtacctgcaggagctggcagaGGAGCTGACGTCCGTGTACCAGCCGCCAGCTCCCGCGGAGGGTGCCCAGGAGCCGGAGCTCGAGCGCGTCCAGAAGAAGCGTCGCAGCcggaggaagaaggaggaggaaatagaCGGTGACGACCCCGTGCGAGATGCTGACTTTGTGCCCTCAGAGGAGGTGCTGCTgcaggcggaggaggaggaggggagcgaCGCGCCGCTCAGCGAGGTCTCGGAGTCGGAGCCGGAGGCTCCCCGGGGACACAGCGCAAAGATGTCGTCGGCAGGG AGGTCCAAGCCTCAGTGCCGAGGCCTCGCTCCCAACGGCTTCCACAACTCCATCATGGCCCCCGTGGAGAAgtgctccagcctcacctgcagcGT GCGGGGTCAAAATCACTCGCGGTGGGAGTTTCCTGACTGGATCCCTCTGGTGCACAAGTGGACGTGTCTCTCGGACAG cGAAGCTGCCCCGTACCTGCCAGCGGAGGAGCAATCGCCCCTTTTCTTAATCCAGCGGGAAGGCATTGAGGAAGACGGTGCCTTGTACAGGATAAACAG GTTTAACTCCCTGCAGCCCCACGAGGAGCGTCTGGACGTGTCCTTCTTCGTGGGCGGCCCCGTGTGGGCCCTGGAGTGGTGCCCGGCCCCGGAGGGCTCCGCGGCCTCCCAGTACGTGGCCGTCTACTGCCACAGGAGCATGGACGAGACGCACAGCGTGGCGGGGCTCCACGGCGGCCCggcgctgctgcagctctggagcCTGGGCACGCTGCAGCCGGAGGAGGG CTCTGCCAACAAAGCCGGGCTGGCCTACGGTGTGGCCGCTGACCATGGCTGCGTCTGGGACATGAAGTTCTGCCCGAGCGGGGCCTGGGAGCCGCCCACCGCCTCCAGGAAG CATCCTCAGATGAGCCGTCTGGGCCTCTTGGCCGTGGCCTTCTCGGACGGCAAAGTGGTGCTGTACTCCCTGCCGCACCCCGAGGCCCTGCAGACCTGTAAGAGAACCCAGGTAAAAG ATGGGTCCCTCCACAAGCACCTTATCTGCAAG GTACAGTGTGTCGCCACCCTCCAGGTGGGCTCTATCCAGGCGGGGAATGCTTCCGAGTGCGGccagtgcttcagcctctcctgGATGCCGTCCAAGCCCCATCACCACCTCGCAGCTGGTTTCTATGATG GCACCGTGGCCATCTGGAACCTGCCCACCCAGTCCCTGCTGCAGCGCGTGCGCCAGCCCGACGGCTCCCTCAAGCTCTACCCCTTTCGGTGCTTCCTGGCCCACGACCACGCCGTGCGGAGCATCGAGTGGTGCAAGGCCGACAG CAACTTCCTGGTCACGGCAGGCAACGACCGGAAGATTAAGTTCTGGGACCTGCGACGGCTCTACGAGCCCATCAACAGCATCAAGCGGTTCCTCAGCACCGAGgtggcctggctgctgccttACAACGGCGTCACGGTGGCCCAGGACAACTGTTACGCCTC TTACGGTCTCTGTGGGATCCACTATATCGACGCTGGGTACCTGGGCTTCAAGGCTTATTTTGTGGCCCCGCGCAAGGGCACTGTGTGG AGCATCTCCGGCTCGGACTGGCTGAACACGGTGGCTGCCGGAGACATCACCGGGGAGCTggtggctgcagtgctgcctgacCTGGCTGTCAACCCCCTCAACATCAAGCGGCCCTCGGAGCGCAGATTC CCAGTCTACAAAGCCGACCTGCTGCCCTGCGGCCCCGCGGGACCCGAGGGCGGGGAGCAGGCCCTGCCGAAGACCAGGCTCTACAGCGAGATGGTGACCAAGGCCTGCATCCACTTCCGCGACACGGACCTG CGCAGCTTCAAGAACTTCCCCAGCCGCGAGCCCATGCGCAGGATGCACACGCAGGAGGTGAAGGCAGAGCTGAGCCTCGACCGCCTGCAGCTGGAGGCCCTGCACAAG GTGCGCTTCAGCCCCAACCTGGACTCGCACGGCTGGCTGGTGTCGGGCGGGCAGGCCGGCATCGTGCGGGCGCACTGCCTGGTGGGGCTGGCGTCCGCCGTGGGCCCCCAGCTGCTCCTGGAGAGCCGTGCCCGCTTCGGCGCCCTGGGCCGGGAcccgcccggcagccccggccccggggagcgctccccgctgccccccgagTAG
- the SLC30A3 gene encoding probable proton-coupled zinc antiporter SLC30A3 codes for MEPPPGTETARLVSPRGGRADGSLRLKSLFASPRDALAPQPPGKEVQLELEGAPAPRCHCSPLAPGPGPGRLRARRQLSVACTICCVFMVGEVIGGYLAHSLAIMTDAAHLLTDVGSMSVSLFSLWVSARPPTRTMSFGWHRSETLGALASVLSIWVVTGALVYLAAARILSGDYEIEARAMLATSAGAVGVNLVMAYVLRQSGAGYGHGHGYAKLEESPGGCPPGRAPPPGSTSVRAAFVHVVGDLLQSVGVLVAATVIYFKPQCKIADPISTLLFSVFVLGSTVAILRDVFRVLMEGVPRGVELGAVKEALLAVEGVKGAHDLHVWALTLSHRVVSAHVAVEAGADPEAVLRDATAQLRGRFGFASCTVQVERYLEDMAACRHCQDPRA; via the exons ATGGAGCCCCCGCCCGGCACCGAGACCGCCCGGCTCgtcagcccccgcggcggccgcgccgaCGGCAGCCTGCGCCTCAAGAG CCTGTTTGCCAGCCCCCGGGATGCCCtggcgccgcagccccccgggaaggaggtgcagctggagctggagggggccccggccccgcgctgccactgcagccccctcgcgcccggccccggccccgggaggctcCGGGCCCGCCGGCAGCTGAGCGTCGCCTGCACCATCTGCTGCGTCTTCATGGTCGGGGAGGTGATAG GCGGGTACCTGGCGCACAGCCTGGCCATCATGACGGACGCGGCCCATCTGCTGACGGACGTGGGCAGCATGTCCGTGAGCCTCTTCTCGCTCTGGGTCTCCGCCCGGCCGCCCACCAGGACCATGAGCTTCGGCTGGCACCGCTcgg AGACGCTGGGCGCGCTGGCCTCCGTGCTCTCCATCTGGGTGGTGACCGGGGCCCTCGTCTACCTGGCGGCCGCCCGCATCCTCAGCGGCGACTACGAGATCGAGGCGCGGGCCATGCTGGCCACCTCCGCCGGCGCCGTGGGGGTCAACCTGGT cATGGCCTACGTGCTGCGCCAGTCCGGTGCCGGctacggccacggccacggctaCGCGAAGCTGGAGGAgagccccgggggctgcccccccggccgggcccccccgcccggcagcACCAGCGTCCGCGCGGCCTTCGTGCACGTGGTGGGCGACCTGCTGCAGAGCGTCGGCGTCCTCGTGGCCGCCACCGTCATCTACTTCAAG ccccagtGCAAGATCGCAGACCCCATCAGCACCCTCCTCTTCTCGGTCTTCGTCCTCGGCTCCACCGTCGCCATCCTCCGGGACGTCTTCAGAGTCCTCATGGAGG GGGTGCCGCGGGGCGTCGAGCTCGGCGCGGTGAAGGAGGCGCTGCTGGCGGTGGAGGGGGTGAAGGGCGCCCACGACCTGCACGTCTGGGCCCTGACGCTGAGCCACCGCGTGGTGTCGGCGCACGTGGCCGTGG aggccGGCGCGGACCCCGAGGCCGTGCTGCGGGACGCCACGGCCCAGCTGCGGGGCAGGTTCGGCTTCGCGTCGTGCACGGTGCAGGTGGAGCGGTACCTGGAGGACATGGCGGCCTGCCGGCACTGCCAGGACCCCCGCGCCTGA